The region TCAGTGTGCTCTTGGAAGACGTGAGCCTGACGACCGCGATCactttggcaagaagcgATTGGATCTGGCGGGTCCGTTGTTGGCCAAACTCTTCCGTGGTATCATTCGCAGAATGAACACAGAATTGTCCAATTATCTGCGACGATGTGTTGAGGGCAACAGACATTTCAATTTGGCCGTTGGAATCAAGCCTGGCACCCTTTCCAACGGTTTGAAGTACTCCCTTGCCACTGGTAACTGGGGAGACCAGAAGAAGGCCATGAGCTCGACTGCCGGTGTGTCTCAAGTGCTGAACCGTTATACCTTCGCCTCGACTCTGTCCCACTTGCGTCGTACCAACACACCTATTGGTAGAGACGGAAAGCTGGCTAAGCCGCGTCAGTTGCACAACACACATTGGGGCTTGGTCTGCCCTGCCGAGACACCAGAAGGTCAAGCTTGTGGTCTCGTCAAGAATTTGTCATTGATGTGTTATGTCAGCGTGGGTTCGCCCTCCGAGCCGTTGATTGAGTTCATGATCAACCGTGGCATGGAAGTCGTGGAGGAATACGAGCCGTTGAGATACCCCCATGCCACCAAGATTTTTGTCAACGGTGTATGGGTTGGCATACACCAAGACCCCAAGCACTTGGTGAGCCAGGTCTTGGACACTCGACGAAAGTCGTATCTGCAGTACGAAGTGTCCCTCGTACGAGAAATCAGAGACCAGGAGTTCAAGATTTTCTCCGATGCCGGCCGTGTGATGCGACCAGTGTTCACTGTACAGCAGGAAGACGACCCGGAAACCGGCATAGAAAAGGGCCATCTGGTTTTGACCAAGGAGTTGGTTAACAAGCTTGCTAAGGAACAGGCTGAGCCACCCGAGGATCCAAACGAGAAGATTGGCTGGGAGGGATTGATTCGAGCCGGTGCTGTCGAATATCTCgacgctgaagaagaagaaacctCCATGATTTGCATGACGCCAGAGGACCTTGAATTGTATCGTCTTCAGAAAGCTGgtgttgctcttgatgacGACAATGGAGATGACCTTAACAGGCGtctcaagaccaagaccaatccCACCACCCACATGTATACACATTGTGAAATTCACCCCAGTATGATTCTTGGTATCTGCGCTAGTATTATTCCGTTCCCCGACCACAATCAGGTAAGAATCAACTGTCAAGATATTTTTAATACTTTACTGACACCTGTGACTAGTCACCTCGTAATACCTATCAATCTGCCATGGGTAAGCAGGCCATGGGTTTCTTCCTTACCAACTACTCTCGCCGCATGGATACTATGGCCAATATTCTCTACTATCCCCAAAAACCGCTTGCTACCACACGATCTATGGAATTTCTCAAGTTCCGTGAATTACCTGCTGGTCAAAATGCCATCGTCGCTATTGCCTGTTATTCGGGCTACAACCAAGAAGATTCCGTTATTATGAACCAGAGTAGTATCGATAGAGGCTTGTTCCGAAGTCTGTTCTTCCGTTCATACTCTGACCAGGAAAAGAAGGTTGGTTTGAATTACACCGAAGTGTTTGAAAAGCCATTCCACCAGAGCACGCTTCGTATGAAGCACGGAACATACGACAAACTGGACGAGGATGGTATTGTTGCACCTGGTGTGCGGGTGTCTGGAGAAGACATCATTATTGGCAAAACGGCGCCTATTGACCAAGAGAGCCAAGATCTGGGAACCAGAACGAGTGTTCATCAGAGACGTGACATCTCTACCCCTCTAAGAAGTACGGAAAATGGTATCGTGGACTCGGTCATTCTCACAGTCAATGCCGATAATGTCAAGTATGTCAAGGTCCGTGTCCGAACCACAAAGGTGCCTCAGATTGGCGACAAGTTCGCCTCTCGCCACGGTCAGAAGGGTACTATTGGTGTGACCTACCGACAAGAGGATATGCCTTTTACGCGGGAGGGTGTGACGCCAGACATCATTATCAACCCGCACGCCATTCCTTCACGAATGACAATTGCTCACTTGATCGAGTGCTTGCTGAGTAAGGTGTCGACGTTGGAAGGCATGGAGGGTGATGCCACGCCATTTACTGATGTGACAGTTGACTCTGTCTCGGAGCTGTTGCGCAAACACGGGTACCAGTCCAGAGGTTTCGAAATCATGTACAATGGCCATACTGGCAAGAAGCTGAGAGCGCAGGTGTTCTTTGGACCCACGTATTACCAGCGACTTCGTCACATGGTGGACGACAAGATCCACGCGCGTGCTCGTGGACCTGTGCAAATCATGACGCGACAGCCTGTGGAGGGTCGTGCCAGAGATGGTGGTCTCCGATTCGGAGAAATGGAACGTGATTGCATGATTGCCCATGGTGCAGCTGCCTTCTTGAAGGAGCGATTATTCGAAGTGTCAGACGCTTTCCGAGTTCACATTTGTGAAATTTGTGGTTTGATGACACCGATTGCGTAAGTTGAGGCTTTCAgatgtttgatgatggaatATTACTAACATGTATGACTAGAAACCTTTCGAAGCAATCATTCGAATGCCGCCCCTgcaagaacaagaccaaga is a window of Pochonia chlamydosporia 170 chromosome 5, whole genome shotgun sequence DNA encoding:
- a CDS encoding DNA-directed RNA polymerase II polypeptide (similar to Aspergillus terreus NIH2624 XP_001209185.1), with product MADYEEDYDYENYGEDDEGITPEDCWTVISSFFDTKGLVSQQTDSFDEFTQTTIQDLVNEYSTITLDQPNPPSTADKQIALRRYEIKFGTVMVSRPTISETDGTVTSLLPYECRDRNLTYASPLYINITKKVSVAVERTLGYGEMDDAQEKEAKKTGELPTKLVWEPEESTEDDDTGKSEDWKNMVFVGKLPIMVKSKICHLSREHEDSLFMVNECPYDQGGYFVINGSEKVLIAQERSAANIVQVFKKAQPSPYTYTAEIRSALEKGSRLISSLTLKLYGKGDSARGGFGQTIHTTLPFVKSDLPIAIVFRALGVVSDEDILNHICYDRKDSQMLEMLRPCIEEAFCVQDREVALDFIGKRGNRDQAGLGREKRVRVAKDILQKETLPHISQTEGSETRKAFFLGYMVHKLLQCALGRREPDDRDHFGKKRLDLAGPLLAKLFRGIIRRMNTELSNYLRRCVEGNRHFNLAVGIKPGTLSNGLKYSLATGNWGDQKKAMSSTAGVSQVLNRYTFASTLSHLRRTNTPIGRDGKLAKPRQLHNTHWGLVCPAETPEGQACGLVKNLSLMCYVSVGSPSEPLIEFMINRGMEVVEEYEPLRYPHATKIFVNGVWVGIHQDPKHLVSQVLDTRRKSYLQYEVSLVREIRDQEFKIFSDAGRVMRPVFTVQQEDDPETGIEKGHLVLTKELVNKLAKEQAEPPEDPNEKIGWEGLIRAGAVEYLDAEEEETSMICMTPEDLELYRLQKAGVALDDDNGDDLNRRLKTKTNPTTHMYTHCEIHPSMILGICASIIPFPDHNQSPRNTYQSAMGKQAMGFFLTNYSRRMDTMANILYYPQKPLATTRSMEFLKFRELPAGQNAIVAIACYSGYNQEDSVIMNQSSIDRGLFRSLFFRSYSDQEKKVGLNYTEVFEKPFHQSTLRMKHGTYDKLDEDGIVAPGVRVSGEDIIIGKTAPIDQESQDLGTRTSVHQRRDISTPLRSTENGIVDSVILTVNADNVKYVKVRVRTTKVPQIGDKFASRHGQKGTIGVTYRQEDMPFTREGVTPDIIINPHAIPSRMTIAHLIECLLSKVSTLEGMEGDATPFTDVTVDSVSELLRKHGYQSRGFEIMYNGHTGKKLRAQVFFGPTYYQRLRHMVDDKIHARARGPVQIMTRQPVEGRARDGGLRFGEMERDCMIAHGAAAFLKERLFEVSDAFRVHICEICGLMTPIANLSKQSFECRPCKNKTKIAQIHIPYAAKLLFQELQSMNIAARMFTDRSGASIR